A stretch of the Mycobacterium shigaense genome encodes the following:
- the gcvP gene encoding aminomethyl-transferring glycine dehydrogenase — MGDQSTFADRHIGPDDQAVAAMLAVIGVGSLDELAAKAVPSGILDKLTETGAASGLDGLPPAATESEALAELRALADTNTVAVSMIGQGYYDTLTPPVLLRNILENPAWYTAYTPYQPEISQGRLEALLNFQTMVTDLTGLEIANASMLDEGTAAAEAMTLMHRAVRGPANRLAVDTDVFAATAAVLATRAEPLGIEIVTADLREGLPDGDFFGVIAQLPGASGRITEWSALVAQAHQRGALVAIGADLLACTLIAPPGELGADVAFGTTQRFGVPMGFGGPHAGYLAVHSNHARQLPGRLVGVSVDADGAPAYRLALQTREQHIRRDKATSNICTAQVLLAVMAAMYASYHGADGLTAIARRVHGHAAAIAAGLGSATDAALVHDTYFDTVLARVPGRADEVLAAAKTKGINLWRVDADHVSVACDEATTGAHVAAVLQAFGESPGEPSDIEIATRTSEFLTHPAFTQYQTETAMMRYLRTLADKDIALDRSMIPLGSCTMKLNAAAEMESITWPEFSRLHPFAPVADSPGLRRLIADLEAWLVGITGYDAVSLQPNAGSQGEYAGLLAIHGYHASRGEPHRNICLIPSSAHGTNAASAALAGMRVVVVACLDNGDVDLDDLRAKISQHADQLSTLMVTYPSTHGVYEHDIAEICAAVHDAGGQVYVDGANLNALVGLARPGKFGGDVSHLNLHKTFCIPHGGGGPGVGPVAARAHLAPFLPGHPLAPELPKGHPVSSAPYGSASILPISWAYIRMMGPDGLRAASLTAITSANYIARRLDEYFPVLYTGENGMVAHECILDLRGITKSTGVTVDDVAKRLADYGFHAPTMSFPVAGTLMVEPTESESLTEVDAFCEAMIAIRREIDRVGSGEWPAEDNPLRGAPHTAECLVTDKWEHPYTREEAAYPLGTAFRPKVWPPVRRIDGAYGDRNLVCSCPPVEAFA, encoded by the coding sequence GTGGGAGACCAATCAACCTTCGCAGACCGCCACATCGGCCCGGACGACCAGGCCGTCGCGGCCATGCTCGCCGTCATCGGCGTCGGCTCGCTCGACGAACTCGCCGCCAAGGCCGTCCCGTCTGGCATCCTCGACAAGCTGACCGAGACAGGCGCCGCATCGGGCCTGGACGGCCTGCCGCCGGCCGCCACCGAGAGCGAAGCGCTGGCCGAGCTGCGCGCGCTGGCCGACACCAACACCGTCGCGGTGTCGATGATCGGCCAGGGCTACTACGACACCCTCACACCGCCGGTGTTGCTGCGCAACATCCTGGAAAACCCGGCCTGGTACACCGCCTACACTCCATATCAGCCCGAGATCAGCCAGGGCCGGCTGGAGGCGTTGCTGAATTTCCAGACCATGGTCACCGACCTGACCGGGCTCGAGATCGCGAACGCGTCCATGCTCGACGAGGGCACCGCCGCCGCCGAGGCAATGACGTTGATGCATCGGGCGGTTCGCGGCCCGGCGAATAGGCTGGCCGTCGACACCGACGTGTTCGCCGCTACCGCGGCCGTGCTGGCCACCCGCGCCGAGCCGCTGGGCATCGAGATCGTGACCGCCGACCTGCGCGAGGGCCTGCCCGACGGGGACTTCTTCGGCGTCATCGCGCAGCTGCCCGGCGCCAGCGGCCGCATCACGGAGTGGAGTGCATTGGTGGCCCAGGCCCACCAGCGCGGGGCGCTGGTCGCGATCGGCGCCGACTTGTTGGCGTGCACGCTAATCGCGCCGCCGGGGGAGCTGGGTGCCGACGTCGCCTTCGGCACCACCCAAAGATTCGGTGTGCCAATGGGATTCGGCGGGCCGCACGCCGGCTATCTGGCGGTGCACTCCAACCATGCCCGGCAGCTGCCGGGCCGGCTGGTCGGGGTGTCCGTGGACGCCGACGGCGCCCCGGCCTATCGTCTGGCGCTGCAGACCCGCGAGCAGCACATCCGCCGCGACAAGGCGACGTCGAACATCTGCACCGCCCAGGTGTTGCTGGCGGTGATGGCCGCGATGTACGCCAGCTACCACGGCGCCGACGGGTTGACCGCGATCGCGCGCCGGGTGCACGGCCACGCCGCGGCCATCGCCGCCGGGCTGGGCTCGGCAACCGATGCGGCGCTGGTGCACGACACGTACTTCGACACCGTGCTGGCCCGGGTGCCCGGGCGCGCCGACGAGGTGCTGGCCGCGGCCAAGACCAAGGGCATCAACCTGTGGCGGGTCGACGCCGACCACGTGTCGGTCGCGTGCGACGAGGCGACCACCGGTGCGCACGTCGCCGCGGTACTGCAGGCGTTCGGGGAGTCACCCGGCGAGCCCTCCGACATCGAGATCGCCACGCGCACATCGGAATTCCTCACCCATCCCGCCTTCACGCAGTACCAGACCGAGACGGCAATGATGCGCTACCTGCGCACGCTGGCGGACAAGGACATCGCGTTGGACCGCAGCATGATTCCGCTCGGCTCGTGCACGATGAAGCTCAACGCCGCCGCCGAGATGGAGTCGATCACCTGGCCGGAATTCTCCCGGCTGCACCCGTTCGCCCCGGTCGCCGACAGCCCGGGACTGCGGCGGCTGATCGCCGACCTGGAGGCGTGGCTGGTGGGAATCACCGGGTACGACGCGGTCTCGCTGCAACCCAACGCCGGCTCGCAAGGCGAGTACGCCGGCCTACTCGCGATCCATGGCTACCACGCCAGCCGCGGTGAGCCGCACCGCAACATCTGCCTGATCCCGTCCAGCGCGCACGGCACCAACGCCGCGTCGGCCGCGCTGGCGGGCATGCGGGTCGTCGTGGTGGCCTGCCTGGACAACGGTGACGTCGATCTCGACGACCTGCGCGCCAAGATCAGTCAACACGCAGACCAGCTGTCGACGCTGATGGTCACTTACCCGTCCACCCACGGCGTCTACGAGCACGACATCGCCGAGATCTGCGCGGCGGTGCACGACGCGGGCGGCCAGGTGTACGTCGACGGCGCTAACCTCAACGCACTGGTCGGCCTCGCCCGGCCCGGCAAGTTCGGCGGTGACGTCAGCCACCTCAACCTGCACAAGACGTTCTGCATCCCGCACGGCGGTGGCGGCCCGGGCGTGGGCCCGGTAGCGGCGCGAGCGCATCTGGCGCCGTTCCTGCCGGGTCACCCGCTGGCCCCCGAGCTGCCCAAGGGCCACCCGGTGTCGTCGGCGCCCTACGGCTCAGCCTCGATCTTGCCGATCAGCTGGGCTTACATCCGGATGATGGGCCCGGACGGGCTGCGCGCGGCCTCTTTGACCGCGATCACGTCGGCCAACTACATCGCGCGACGCCTCGACGAGTACTTCCCGGTGCTCTACACCGGGGAGAACGGCATGGTCGCCCACGAATGCATCCTGGACCTGCGCGGCATCACGAAGTCGACCGGCGTGACCGTCGATGATGTGGCAAAACGATTGGCAGACTATGGTTTTCACGCGCCGACCATGAGCTTTCCGGTGGCCGGCACGCTGATGGTGGAGCCGACCGAGAGCGAGAGCCTGACGGAGGTGGACGCCTTCTGCGAAGCCATGATCGCGATCCGCCGCGAGATCGACCGCGTCGGCTCGGGGGAGTGGCCCGCCGAGGACAATCCGCTGCGGGGCGCCCCGCACACCGCCGAGTGCCTGGTGACCGACAAGTGGGAGCACCCCTACACCCGCGAGGAAGCGGCCTATCCGCTCGGGACGGCGTTCCGGCCGAAGGTGTGGCCGCCGGTGCGGCGCATCGACGGCGCGTACGGCGACCGCAACCTCGTCTGCTCATGCCCGCCGGTGGAGGCGTTCGCGTGA
- a CDS encoding MarR family winged helix-turn-helix transcriptional regulator → MLARRAAESHDLSSTQMRLLAWLYVGPPPVARSTMLARELNVADPTVSDAIAALVRKGLVARTPDPDDRRRHDLALTRAGRKTAAELSRWTARAEVATSKLDRAEAEQLLDTLLLVIAKLHEAQLLPVVRACSTCVQLETVQTDTRSYRCIFYDIPMTIADLRVDCAEHVTA, encoded by the coding sequence GTGCTGGCCAGGCGGGCCGCAGAGAGCCACGACTTGTCCAGCACCCAAATGCGGTTACTCGCTTGGCTTTACGTCGGCCCGCCGCCCGTCGCGCGCAGCACCATGCTGGCTCGCGAACTCAATGTCGCCGATCCCACCGTGAGTGACGCGATCGCCGCGCTGGTCCGCAAGGGCCTGGTGGCTCGGACGCCCGATCCCGACGACCGCCGCCGTCACGACTTGGCATTGACCCGGGCCGGCCGCAAGACCGCGGCCGAACTGTCGCGGTGGACCGCACGCGCCGAGGTCGCGACATCCAAGCTAGACCGTGCCGAAGCCGAGCAGCTGCTGGACACATTGCTGCTGGTGATAGCGAAACTCCATGAAGCCCAACTACTTCCGGTGGTACGCGCATGTAGCACGTGCGTCCAGCTCGAAACCGTCCAGACCGACACGCGAAGCTACCGCTGCATCTTCTACGACATCCCGATGACGATCGCGGACCTGCGAGTCGACTGCGCCGAACACGTCACCGCGTGA
- a CDS encoding beta-class carbonic anhydrase, translating to MTVTDEYLANNAAYASTFEGPLPLPPSKHVAVLACMDARLDVYRILGLGDGEAHVIRNAGGVVTDDEIRSLAISQRLLGTKEIILIHHTDCGMLTFTDDDFKKTIQDETGIKPGWAGEAFSDLEEDVRQSLRRIEASPFVTRHESLRGFIFDVASGKLNEVVR from the coding sequence ATGACGGTTACCGACGAATACCTGGCCAACAACGCCGCCTACGCGAGCACCTTCGAGGGGCCGTTGCCGCTGCCGCCCAGCAAGCATGTCGCGGTGCTGGCATGCATGGACGCCCGCCTCGACGTGTACCGGATTTTGGGACTTGGTGACGGTGAGGCTCACGTCATCCGCAATGCCGGCGGCGTGGTGACCGATGACGAGATCCGGTCACTGGCGATCAGCCAACGCCTGCTGGGTACCAAGGAGATCATTCTCATCCACCACACCGATTGCGGAATGCTCACCTTTACCGACGACGACTTCAAGAAGACCATTCAGGACGAGACGGGGATCAAACCCGGATGGGCTGGCGAGGCCTTCTCCGATCTCGAGGAGGACGTCCGGCAGTCGTTGCGCCGCATCGAGGCCAGCCCATTTGTCACCAGGCACGAATCGCTGCGTGGCTTCATCTTCGACGTCGCCTCCGGCAAGCTGAACGAGGTCGTGCGCTGA
- a CDS encoding ferritin family protein yields MPKLSRSDWYDLARDTNWTFRYATEDEVFPEELSGTHRVSAEGWLKWDEPYKIGYREYVHNQVTKDTTTYSLKNAIGRSKLFGRLDPGWKSVIVAHYGAITMPEYLASIGEARMGRFGRSAAWRNTATFGTLDEVRHGQIQAFFPYGLLDKEPRGDWALKAFHTNDWIVLAVRYLFDDMFVANDALSIALQLTFTLETGFTNLQFLGMAADAIDVGDLEFGALISSIQTDEARHAQQGEPTIKVLIDNGEAEWGQFLIDHMFWRSWRIFALLTGLSMDYYTPLESRRMSFKEFIEDWVVKQFADQFRDYGLEFPWYWEEFINELTWYHHAIHLGVWYYRPTVWWNPDAGASEAERLWLEEKYPGWNRDFGKHWDVITENIRNGDIAATLPETLPITCNMCQLPIVRAAGVIVGAHTDPAPLTHVHNDRKYLFCSEPCRWIFAQRPDRFAGHQSLIDRVLSGEISPPDLGTVLQYFGLSAEEQGQDADAYAWALDGSTNGSKG; encoded by the coding sequence ATGCCCAAACTTTCCCGCAGTGATTGGTACGACCTGGCCCGCGACACCAATTGGACGTTTCGTTACGCCACCGAGGACGAGGTCTTCCCGGAAGAGCTGTCCGGGACGCACCGCGTTTCCGCCGAGGGCTGGCTCAAGTGGGACGAGCCTTACAAGATCGGCTACCGCGAGTACGTGCACAACCAGGTCACCAAGGACACGACGACGTACTCGCTGAAGAATGCGATCGGACGCTCGAAGCTGTTCGGGCGACTGGACCCCGGCTGGAAATCGGTGATCGTGGCGCACTACGGGGCGATCACGATGCCGGAGTACCTGGCGTCCATCGGTGAGGCGCGGATGGGCCGGTTCGGCCGCTCGGCCGCCTGGCGCAACACCGCCACCTTCGGCACCCTCGACGAGGTCCGCCACGGTCAGATCCAGGCGTTCTTCCCCTACGGTCTCCTCGACAAGGAACCGCGAGGCGACTGGGCGCTCAAGGCGTTTCACACGAACGACTGGATCGTGCTCGCGGTGCGCTATTTGTTCGACGACATGTTCGTGGCCAACGACGCCTTGTCGATCGCGCTGCAGTTGACCTTCACCTTGGAGACCGGGTTCACCAATCTGCAGTTCCTCGGGATGGCCGCCGACGCCATCGATGTCGGCGACCTGGAATTCGGCGCGCTGATCAGTTCGATCCAGACCGACGAGGCGCGCCATGCCCAGCAGGGCGAGCCCACCATCAAGGTGCTCATCGACAACGGCGAGGCCGAGTGGGGCCAGTTCCTGATCGACCACATGTTCTGGCGGTCGTGGCGCATCTTCGCGCTGCTGACCGGGTTGTCGATGGACTACTACACCCCGCTGGAAAGCCGGCGGATGAGTTTCAAGGAGTTCATCGAGGATTGGGTGGTCAAACAGTTCGCCGACCAATTCCGCGACTACGGGCTCGAATTCCCTTGGTATTGGGAGGAATTCATCAACGAGTTGACCTGGTATCACCACGCTATCCACCTCGGCGTGTGGTACTACCGGCCGACGGTGTGGTGGAATCCCGACGCGGGCGCGTCGGAGGCCGAGCGGCTATGGCTCGAGGAGAAGTATCCGGGTTGGAACCGCGACTTCGGCAAGCACTGGGACGTCATCACCGAGAACATCCGCAACGGTGACATCGCCGCGACCCTGCCCGAGACCCTGCCGATCACCTGCAACATGTGCCAGCTGCCGATCGTGCGCGCCGCGGGCGTGATCGTCGGCGCGCACACCGATCCCGCTCCGCTCACCCATGTGCACAACGACCGCAAGTACTTGTTCTGCTCCGAGCCGTGCCGGTGGATCTTCGCCCAACGGCCGGATCGATTCGCCGGTCACCAGTCCCTGATCGACCGGGTCCTGTCCGGCGAGATCAGCCCACCCGACCTCGGCACTGTCTTGCAGTACTTCGGGCTCTCGGCCGAGGAACAGGGCCAAGACGCCGACGCATACGCGTGGGCACTGGACGGCTCGACCAACGGATCGAAGGGCTGA
- a CDS encoding toluene-4-monooxygenase system B family protein — MALLPLTALFEGDVLELLIPVDDADSVEAVSAAIAHHVVGHRVAPRNALIRLRHNGKVLDPQAGIGASGVGPLDHVEAFYD, encoded by the coding sequence ATGGCACTCCTTCCGCTGACCGCCCTGTTCGAGGGCGACGTCCTGGAACTGCTGATCCCCGTCGACGACGCAGACAGTGTCGAAGCCGTCAGCGCGGCCATCGCCCACCATGTCGTCGGGCACCGCGTCGCCCCACGCAATGCCCTGATCCGGTTGCGGCACAACGGCAAAGTGCTGGACCCGCAGGCCGGCATCGGGGCATCCGGTGTCGGGCCACTGGATCATGTCGAGGCCTTCTATGACTAG
- a CDS encoding Rieske 2Fe-2S domain-containing protein: MTSATTWTVVATLDDLWEGEVAEFAVGDRPILLAHLRSGEIRAYDGLCPHAGFPLADGDVENDILTCGAHSWEFDLSTGAGVNPANCRLHTYPVRLDGDLITVSLTEGDHR, translated from the coding sequence ATGACTAGTGCGACGACCTGGACCGTCGTGGCCACCCTCGACGATCTGTGGGAGGGCGAGGTCGCGGAGTTCGCGGTGGGTGACCGGCCGATCCTGCTCGCCCACCTGCGGAGCGGAGAAATCCGCGCCTACGACGGTCTGTGCCCGCACGCCGGCTTTCCGCTGGCCGATGGCGATGTCGAGAACGACATCCTGACCTGCGGCGCCCATAGCTGGGAGTTCGACCTGTCCACCGGTGCCGGGGTGAATCCGGCCAACTGCCGGCTGCACACCTACCCGGTACGCCTGGACGGCGACCTGATCACCGTATCGCTGACCGAAGGAGACCACCGATGA
- a CDS encoding MmoB/DmpM family protein: MTAAAEQDKLVGPVVRGFDPDIVSALTDAIYIDNPDAAITIDDHAGYVRIHAPRFLRVTRASLESVAGHPFPLATLEPALVAFAGRIRYVGDDELHWYLERED; the protein is encoded by the coding sequence ATGACCGCCGCCGCGGAGCAGGACAAACTCGTCGGCCCGGTCGTGCGCGGCTTCGATCCCGACATCGTCTCCGCACTCACCGACGCCATCTACATCGACAACCCCGACGCTGCCATCACCATCGACGACCATGCCGGATATGTCCGCATCCACGCCCCCCGGTTCCTGCGCGTGACCCGCGCCAGTCTGGAATCCGTTGCGGGCCACCCCTTCCCGCTGGCCACCCTGGAACCGGCACTGGTGGCGTTCGCGGGCCGGATCCGCTACGTCGGCGACGACGAACTGCACTGGTACCTGGAGCGAGAGGACTAA
- a CDS encoding ferritin family protein, translating to MTAAKTRPLKTWSITGDTRRKPTEYEAVTGQFHYHFNRRPAPFDLDPGSAINRWYLKHREGSPLQADTWEDFRDPAALNYRRYIALQHDREIYAEGVVDHYEALDGDDKLDPAWIETLTRIYVPARYLLHVLQITSLYVGQLAPSAYITNAAFFQAADELRALQWVAYRAKSLSLTHGTQLANTEATRRIWETDEAWQPARETLERLLLAYDWGEAFTALNLAVKPALDAFFKEAFVDLANHNRDGLTAALLQESRVDTTRNQAWHAALARYAVSADSTNRAVIDGWIEKWRPRAEQAVDGLAAALPDPDDSQDRAARSVAAFTAQWAD from the coding sequence ATGACCGCGGCGAAAACCCGGCCGCTCAAAACCTGGAGCATCACCGGCGACACCCGGCGCAAGCCAACCGAATACGAGGCCGTCACCGGCCAATTCCACTACCACTTCAACCGCAGGCCGGCCCCCTTCGACCTCGACCCCGGCAGCGCCATCAACCGCTGGTACCTCAAACACCGCGAAGGCTCACCACTGCAGGCCGACACCTGGGAAGACTTCCGGGACCCCGCCGCGCTGAATTACCGCCGCTACATCGCACTGCAACACGACCGCGAGATCTACGCCGAGGGCGTGGTCGACCACTACGAGGCGCTCGACGGCGACGACAAGCTCGATCCCGCCTGGATCGAGACCCTGACCCGCATCTATGTGCCCGCCCGCTACCTGTTGCACGTCCTGCAGATCACCAGCCTTTACGTCGGCCAACTCGCCCCGAGCGCATACATCACCAACGCGGCGTTCTTCCAGGCCGCCGATGAGCTGCGCGCGCTGCAGTGGGTCGCCTACCGCGCCAAGTCGCTCTCGCTGACCCACGGCACACAATTGGCCAATACGGAAGCGACCCGGCGAATCTGGGAGACCGACGAAGCCTGGCAGCCCGCCCGCGAAACGCTCGAGCGCCTACTACTGGCCTACGACTGGGGCGAGGCCTTCACCGCGCTGAACCTGGCTGTGAAGCCCGCACTCGACGCGTTCTTCAAAGAAGCCTTCGTCGACCTGGCCAACCACAACCGGGACGGATTAACCGCCGCACTGCTGCAAGAATCCCGAGTCGACACCACGCGCAACCAAGCCTGGCATGCGGCACTGGCCCGCTACGCGGTGAGCGCTGATTCCACCAACCGCGCGGTCATCGACGGCTGGATCGAGAAATGGCGTCCCCGCGCCGAGCAGGCCGTCGACGGACTTGCCGCTGCCCTCCCCGATCCCGACGACAGCCAAGACCGGGCGGCGCGGTCGGTCGCCGCCTTCACCGCCCAGTGGGCCGACTGA
- a CDS encoding enoyl-CoA hydratase-related protein, whose translation MTLEIEYDEKIAVLNLGGDENRFSPAFLDDYDAAIDQVVSDGAHGLVTVASGKFYSNGLDLEWLSAHPEQGEEYIGRIHQFLARTLTLPVPTAAGHAFGAGAMLALAHDFRVMRADRGYFCLPEVDIRIPFTPGMAALVQAKLGPQAAVASMTTGRRFAGPDAEKAGIVDATAGEGELPGAAIDLLRPLGAKDAGTLGAIKTTMFGAVARALTDAG comes from the coding sequence GTGACGCTTGAAATCGAGTACGACGAGAAGATCGCGGTCCTGAATCTGGGCGGCGACGAAAACCGTTTCTCCCCGGCATTTTTAGACGACTACGACGCCGCGATCGACCAAGTCGTCAGCGACGGCGCTCACGGACTGGTGACCGTTGCCAGCGGCAAGTTCTACTCCAACGGCTTGGACCTGGAGTGGCTAAGTGCCCACCCGGAGCAGGGCGAGGAGTACATCGGCCGCATCCATCAATTCTTGGCGCGAACGCTGACGCTGCCGGTGCCCACCGCGGCCGGTCATGCATTCGGCGCTGGTGCGATGCTGGCCCTGGCCCACGACTTTCGCGTCATGCGTGCGGACCGGGGATACTTCTGCCTTCCCGAGGTTGACATCCGTATCCCGTTCACCCCGGGCATGGCAGCGCTGGTCCAGGCCAAGCTCGGTCCGCAGGCGGCGGTCGCGTCGATGACGACCGGGCGGCGATTCGCGGGGCCCGACGCCGAGAAGGCCGGCATCGTCGACGCCACCGCCGGCGAAGGAGAGTTGCCCGGCGCCGCCATCGACCTACTTCGCCCGCTGGGCGCCAAAGACGCCGGCACGCTGGGCGCGATCAAGACCACCATGTTCGGTGCTGTCGCCCGCGCACTAACCGACGCCGGGTGA
- a CDS encoding substrate-binding domain-containing protein gives MGRHSRPEPGDSVREPEDDAAADDYAARHLDADRGYDDFAEDDFADADFADADFADADFADADFAVDEDRYGEDDALAVGPADDEYPEFPPRPAGPAGPPPAPAGMGLFGGKRRMLSDWRGGHRSTSGRRGVSIGVIVALVAVVVVVGTVILWSFFGDALSHRSEQAAARCVGGKEAVSVVVDSSIADQVQQLAESYNSTARPVGDHCMVVEVKPAGSDAVVAGFIGRWSAELGGQPALWIPGSSVSAARLSAVAGQKTISDSRSLVTSPVLLALRPELQHALSNQGWGALPGLQSSPNSLAGVNLPGWGSLRLALPTRGNSDAAYLAGEAVAAASAPPGAPATQGTAALRGVLNGQPKLADNSLAEAMNVLLKPGDAATSPVHAVITTEQQLFQRGQSLADAKNTLASWLPSGPTPVADYPTVLLSGSWLSSEQTSAASEFTHYMRKPEQLAKLAKAGFRVNGVNPPSSPVTSFATLGSTLSMGDDTMRVTLADAMATPSSGSAATIMLDQSMPGEEGGKTRLANVIAALSDKIKALPPSAILGLWTFDGHEGRSEVAIGPLGDQVNGQPRTSALTGALDKQYASPGGAVSFTTLRLIYQEAQAKFVAGQTNSILVITAGPHTDQSLDGPGLQNFLRTSADPAKPIAVNVIDFGGDPDRATWEAVAQISGGSYQNLATSASPDLANAINTFLS, from the coding sequence ATGGGTAGGCACAGCAGGCCCGAACCCGGGGACTCCGTCCGCGAGCCGGAAGACGATGCCGCCGCCGACGACTACGCGGCCCGCCACCTCGATGCCGATCGCGGGTACGACGACTTCGCGGAGGACGACTTCGCCGACGCGGACTTCGCCGACGCGGACTTCGCCGACGCGGACTTCGCCGACGCGGACTTCGCCGTGGATGAGGATCGCTACGGCGAAGACGATGCCCTGGCCGTCGGCCCGGCCGACGACGAATACCCCGAATTCCCGCCCCGACCCGCAGGCCCGGCGGGCCCCCCACCGGCGCCGGCCGGCATGGGTCTGTTCGGCGGTAAGCGCCGGATGCTCAGCGACTGGCGGGGCGGTCACCGCAGCACCAGCGGCCGACGCGGAGTCAGCATCGGCGTGATCGTCGCGCTGGTCGCCGTCGTCGTGGTGGTCGGCACCGTCATCCTGTGGAGTTTTTTCGGCGACGCGCTCTCCCATCGCTCGGAGCAGGCAGCCGCGCGTTGCGTCGGCGGCAAAGAGGCGGTCTCCGTCGTTGTCGACTCGTCGATCGCCGATCAGGTGCAGCAGCTCGCGGAGAGCTATAACTCGACGGCTCGGCCGGTCGGCGACCACTGCATGGTGGTCGAAGTCAAGCCCGCCGGCTCCGACGCCGTCGTGGCCGGATTCATCGGCAGGTGGTCCGCCGAGCTGGGCGGCCAGCCGGCCCTGTGGATCCCTGGCAGCTCGGTGTCCGCCGCGCGCCTGAGCGCCGTGGCCGGTCAGAAGACGATCAGCGACAGCCGCTCGCTGGTGACGTCGCCGGTACTGCTCGCGCTGCGGCCCGAGCTGCAGCACGCGTTGTCCAACCAGGGCTGGGGGGCGCTGCCCGGGCTGCAGTCCAGCCCGAACTCCCTGGCGGGTGTGAACCTGCCCGGCTGGGGCTCGCTGCGGCTGGCGCTGCCGACCCGCGGCAACAGCGACGCCGCATACCTGGCCGGTGAGGCGGTGGCGGCCGCGTCGGCGCCACCCGGTGCGCCCGCGACGCAGGGGACGGCCGCGCTGCGCGGCGTGCTGAACGGGCAACCCAAGCTGGCGGACAACTCGCTGGCCGAAGCGATGAATGTGCTGCTCAAGCCCGGTGACGCTGCGACATCGCCGGTGCACGCGGTGATCACCACCGAGCAGCAGCTGTTCCAGCGCGGCCAGTCACTGGCCGACGCGAAGAACACGCTGGCCTCCTGGCTGCCGTCCGGGCCGACCCCGGTCGCCGATTATCCGACGGTGTTGCTCAGTGGCTCGTGGCTGTCGTCGGAGCAGACCTCGGCGGCCAGCGAGTTCACGCACTACATGCGCAAGCCCGAGCAGCTCGCGAAACTGGCCAAGGCCGGGTTCCGCGTCAACGGCGTCAATCCGCCGAGCAGCCCCGTGACCAGTTTCGCCACCCTGGGATCGACGCTGTCGATGGGTGACGACACCATGCGTGTCACGCTGGCCGACGCCATGGCGACCCCGTCCAGTGGGTCGGCCGCGACCATCATGCTCGACCAGTCGATGCCCGGCGAGGAGGGCGGAAAGACCAGGCTCGCCAACGTGATTGCCGCACTGAGCGACAAGATCAAGGCGCTGCCGCCCAGCGCAATCCTGGGGTTGTGGACATTCGACGGTCACGAGGGTCGCTCCGAGGTCGCGATCGGCCCGCTCGGCGACCAGGTCAACGGGCAACCCCGAACGTCGGCACTGACCGGCGCGCTGGACAAGCAGTATGCGTCGCCGGGCGGGGCCGTGTCGTTCACCACGCTGCGCTTGATCTACCAAGAAGCGCAGGCCAAATTTGTTGCCGGGCAGACGAATTCGATATTGGTGATCACCGCGGGGCCGCACACCGACCAATCCCTCGACGGTCCGGGCCTGCAGAATTTCCTGCGCACCAGCGCCGACCCGGCCAAGCCGATCGCGGTCAACGTCATCGACTTCGGCGGCGACCCTGATCGCGCGACTTGGGAGGCGGTCGCCCAGATCAGTGGTGGCAGCTACCAAAACCTGGCCACCTCGGCCTCCCCCGACCTGGCTAACGCGATCAACACCTTTTTGAGTTGA